ccttctccctgtaatgtcctctgatatcccataataacgtcctggacatgctgggagttgtagtcctctcctcgtatacctcctccctgtaatgtcctctgatatcccataataacagcatggacatgctgggagttgtagtcctctcctcttatacctcctccctgtaatgtcctctgatatcccataataacagcctggacatgctaggagttgtagttctctcctcttaaacctcctcactgtaatgtcctctgatatcccataataacagcctggacatgctaggagttgtagtcctcttctcttatacatcctccctgtaatgtcctctgatatcccataatatcgtcctggacatgctggtagttgtagtcctctcctcttctacctcctccctgtaatgtcctctgatatcccataataaggggggattcacacgagcgtgatttggcagcgtgtaggccgcgtggttttcgcgcggcacgcaatgccctatagaagtctatggggcagtacacacagtccgtgtattttgcgcagcgtttgttcgctgcgcaaaatacgcgacaggttcaataactctgcgtatttcacgcatcacgcacccattgaagtcaatgggtgcgtgaaaaccagtcaggtcgcacggaagctcttccgtgcgaaccgactgaaacagcgcacgagctgtcaaaaggatgaatggaaacagaaaagcaccacgtgcttttctgtttccaagcatccaaacggagtgtctttgcgaggagcgaaccacgacaaccgaagctaacttcaccgggttcggccaaactcggcaaaaaaatttccggtccgcgacgtcgggagacattcactgtgcatggtgctgaaagagtgagggtatgtgcacacacactaattacgtccgtaattgacggacgtatttcggccgcaagtcccggaccgaacacagtgcagggagccgggctcctagcatcatacttatgtacgatgctaggagtccctgcctcgctgcaggacaactgtcccgtactgaaaacatgattacagtacgggacagttgtcctgcagcgaggcagggactcctagcatcgtacataagtatgatgctaggagcccggctccctgcactgtgttcggtccgggacttgcggccgaaatacgtccgtcaattacggacgtaattagtgtgtgtgcacatacccttaaactgtttcagcaccatggacagtgacttgcgatcccaaaatacatgaacctgtaaaaaaaaacgaagttctaacttaccgattactcctgtctccttcctgcagtccgacctcccgggatgacacttcagttcaagtgacagctccagccaatcacaggccaagcacaggctgcagccaatcacaggctgcagcggtcacttggactgccgcgtcatccagggaggtggggcccgatgtcaagagaggcgcgtcaccaaggcaacggccgggaagttctcggtaagtaggaactttatcttttttttttacaggtttttcgctgttgtgttcgtcattcactgtcaagggtgctgaaagatttagctctttcagcaccttggacagtgacgggcgtcgacaagcctcatctctatgatgccggctgcgcgaaaatcacgcagccgcgcatcagacacgcatgacacacgcagctgtcaaatggtttttgcgctcgcaaaacgccgcgttgtttgcgcgcgcaaaaacgcaacgttcgtgtgaatctgccctaacagtcttgacatgctgggagttgtagtcctcttctcttatacctcctccctgtaatgtcctctgatatcccatattaagtctggacatgctgggagttgtagccctctcctcttatacctcctcctgtaaactttctctgatatcacataacatcctggacatgctgggagttgttgttcttatacatccttatttattccttccccaggggtaagcacactttctgtctgtgatggtccctttactagaggggcagatggttattttatcggggggcggggggactgaggctgatggtggctttactggagggggctgatggtcattttactggggggacggaggctgatggtggctttactgaggggtcattataatgtgagtggggggctgacggtcattactgtgagtggggggctgacggtcattactgtgagtggggggctgacggtcattactgtgagtggggggctgacggtcattactgtgagtggggggctgacggtcattactgggagtggggggctgacggtcattactgggagtgggggggctgacggtcattactgggagtggggggctgacggtcattactgggtgtggggggctgacgtcattactgggagtgggggggctgacggtcattactgggagtgggggggctgacggtcattactgggagtggggggctgacggtcattactgtgagtggggggctgacggtacattttcgctgctgcgtgtctagagatcatatggattattagatgttttatttctgtatatttgtactgcattgttgcagctcatcgtcctccagctgcggcatttcatttccatgacgactgctccacttttcctttgctccagttttaaatttcccacctttgtctggattacggattctctgtaaggttctgtgcacacaacctattttcaggcgttttacgcctcgaatcacgcctgaaaagacggctccattatgtctccaaacatctgcccattgcttgtgggatctgctgcgggtagctcttctgttgccgcattattaaatagatcattgatgtcgctgttctggtaattgatgccacgaggatctattgtattcattgatgcagcgtgcgttaattactgacatccggcaatctcatatcttcaccgtcaatgtcatcactttcattggtggcatcagtcagtataaaaccgctcagtttatcctacgtcacctgtcattctgctgaattgtcaccgtctcttatccgcttaactgattgtatgactctcagcagcgttttacatcatcatgaaaccaccccagaaaagctcgtcccgcaggaagtcggcgcagccgcagaagaaacctgcagctcctcctcaatctccgccaagtaagagaaagttgcaccttgatcatcttatcactctcattatatattttattttaaaaatgaattccagataacctcgggtcgtgtaatactagattgtaatccgtttctcagctttatatcagagggttcgtttctatgcaggtaaaaatctgttacatacagaaatttctgtagcacaaggccgccactagggggagcaaactgagGACTGATTTATATAGGCACAACATGAGCTGTATTATGTGCACAatcgtctccccctagtggtggttgcaggaagcacgttactatatggctctgggaagggaatctgagaacacagctcacacccatgaagatatattatgaaatgagggATCTAAGAATTTCCAACCTGCAGTCCGACCGCTCTATTCATTCCCTATGGTATCGCCGGAAATAGTCAAGTTTGACTGCTCCTTGCCCAATtatgcactctgccgtgagcggctccgcgcaagcaggcgcgatgttgtgacgtcaatttgtgagccttttttctactccgtttatgcagcgtgtcgatgagacgtgttttatctcatccactttgctgctactgtattatgctgccgatttttccgcattataatacaggtatatgCCGTATTTACgtaatgtgtgaactgactctaacccctccacccacccccccccccccccccccgccagtccccgcaaaaatgttcttgcatcaaaccggtcctcggtgcaaaataggttgggggaccactgccatagagaatgacttgagtgaccaccactctgggacccgcactcttgttaacaacccgcagcgatccggcatttatcacctatcttgtggataggtgaaaaatattttcgtggtacaacccctttaatcaggtatcaatgggacttgatggaccccaaattatcagtcatagaaaagtatctccctgcagccaccactagagggagctcactgcatactgttttgttaccaagttcaatgtacaaccatatacaatgagctccctctagtggtggctgcaggtagcatgttatgttttaaatctgtttacctgatgttccttgggggacattaaggtaataggccatgttcacacagggcagatacgcggcgtaaaagtacacagcgtattggcCCTGGGCACCGGAGataattctggctgaaaaactgcagtttttcggctggaatgtccatagaaggtagaaaaaaaccatacttacccgtagccatggtgacgtgtccctctgatgttctgcagcagtcatatgggatgagacatcatccctggaggccgggttgaacgcaggagcagagagatctgggtaagtttggcgggtttttttccgctgcgtctggatgagatttgtttgaatctcctccactcttctgcttctgtattacgctgtggagtttccgcaatgaaatccgttgcagaaaatccgccgtgtttaccctacgtgtgaacccggccagacagtgaatttccatgtagcgggagattcattttcagctgtgattatggatttctttcttacaggtagaggggaaacaagtcacagaccgagcacgcaacgaagaagacgctaccgcccaggagcccgtgcgctgatggaaataagaaagtaccaaaaatcaaccaatctgctcattcagaaaaccccgtttttccgcctggtgagtggatgtgtcctctgcggctgctcctctttattgtcagtgatattccccttttattcttgcaggtgagagagatctgcctgaagtattcccgcggcgtgttttactactggcaaagcaccgcacttatggcgctacaagaggtcagtatctcatacaatgcactgtccatgtaatgcatgggtcaaccag
This genomic stretch from Rhinoderma darwinii isolate aRhiDar2 chromosome 4 unlocalized genomic scaffold, aRhiDar2.hap1 SUPER_4_unloc_6, whole genome shotgun sequence harbors:
- the LOC142684092 gene encoding histone H3-like centromeric protein A, whose translation is MKPPQKSSSRRKSAQPQKKPAAPPQSPPSRGETSHRPSTQRRRRYRPGARALMEIRKYQKSTNLLIQKTPFFRLVREICLKYSRGVFYYWQSTALMALQEVSISYNALSM